In one Brassica oleracea var. oleracea cultivar TO1000 chromosome C9, BOL, whole genome shotgun sequence genomic region, the following are encoded:
- the LOC106318869 gene encoding calmodulin-binding protein 60 C has translation MQTRYMERTNSMREKRKLEEDDDNNNQQQQQPERKRPALASVIVEALKMDSLQRLCSSLEPILRRVVSEEVERALAKLGPARLSSERSSPKRIEGIGGRNLQLQFRSRLSVPLFTGGKIEGEQGAAIHVVLLDATTGHVLTVGPEASAKLDVVVLDGDFNNEDEEDWTEEEFESHLVKERQGKRPLLTGDVQVTLKEGVGTLGELIFTDNSSWIRCRKFRLGLKVSSGYCEGLRVREAKTEAFTVKDHRGELYKKHYPPALDDEVWRLEKIGKDGAFHKKLNKAGIYNVKEFLRLMVKDSQKLRTILGSGMSNRMWETLAEHSKTCVLSEMLYVYYPEDSVGVVFNNIYEFSGLISGKQYYPADSLSDNQKGYVDALVKKAYENWDQVVEYDSKSLMNFNQVNKTAEIDYSMPVSVPSQPSTSYSDITGEASVYNQIPASSFPAQSDTTSYMHYGNASFAPQDQLVSNTHESQGMMNGNGGGRLALGPSSGSQNNHFVQPHSEMNPFNDWSNRGGDGFLSEEEIRARSNEMLENDDMQQLLRLFSMNGGVGGGPQTPMNVGEDGFGFNSFGQSSLGDYEEERSQSGKPVVGWLKIKAAMRWGFFIRRKAAQRRAQIVELEEDE, from the exons ATGCAGACAAGATATATGGAGAGGACTAATAGTATGAGAGAAAAGAGAAAGCTTGAGGAAGATGATGATAACAATAATCAGCAGCAGCAGCAGCCTGAGCGTAAAAGACCCGCTCTTGCAAG TGTAATTGTGGAAGCCCTGAAGATGGATAGCTTACAAAGACTTTGCTCGTCTTTGGAACCTATTCTTCGCAGAGTGGTAAGCGAAGAGGTGGAGAGGGCACTGGCGAAACTAGGCCCCGCAAGACTTAGTAGTGAAAGGTCCTCTCCCAAACGAATAGAAGGCATCGGTGGAAGGAACTTGCAGCTGCAGTTCAGGTCTAGACTCTCTGTTCCTCTCTTCACTGGAGGGAAGATAGAAGGGGAGCAAGGCGCTGCCATCCACGTTGTACTGTTAGACGCCACAACGGGACATGTATTAACAGTAGGACCTGAAGCTTCTGCTAAGCTTGATGTTGTTGTGCTTGACGGTGATTTCAACAACGAAGATGAAGAAGACTGGACCGAGGAGGAGTTCGAAAGCCATTTGGTGAAAGAGCGTCAAGGAAAGAGGCCGCTCTTGACCGGCGACGTGCAGGTGACGTTGAAAGAAGGCGTGGGGACGTTAGGAGAGCTTATCTTTACGGATAACTCGAGTTGGATAAGATGCAGAAAGTTCAGGCTGGGGTTAAAGGTCTCTTCTGGTTACTGTGAGGGGTTGCGTGTGCGCGAGGCGAAGACAGAAGCTTTCACCGTCAAGGACCATCGTGGAGAGT TGTACAAGAAACATTATCCACCTGCTTTGGATGATGAAGTGTGGAGGCTGGAGAAGATCGGTAAAGACGGAGCTTTCCATAAGAAGCTGAACAAAGCAGGAATCTACAACGTTAAAGAGTTTCTACGTCTTATGGTGAAAGACTCTCAGAAACTAAGGACT ATTCTTGGGAGTGGAATGTCGAACAGGATGTGGGAGACACTTGCAGAACATTCCAAGACATGTGTCTTGAGTGAAATGCTTTACGTCTACTATCCTGAGGACTCAGTTGGTGTTGTTTTCAACAATATCTATGAGTTTAGTGGTCTTATTTCAGGGAAGCAGTACTATCCTGCGGATTCTCTTTCTGACAACCAAAAG GGTTATGTTGATGCATTGGTGAAGAAAGCATATGAAAACTGGGATCAAGTTGTTGAGTATGACAGCAAGTCACTGATGAACTTCAACCAAGTTAACAAGACAGCTGAGATAGATTACTCAATGCCAGTTTCTGTTCCAAGCCAACCTTCAACATCATATTCAGACATAACTGGTGAAG CATCAGTGTACAATCAGATTCCGGCTTCAAGCTTCCCAGCTCAGTCTGATACTACCTCTTACATGCACTATGGAAACGCTTCATTTGCACCTCAAGACCAGCTAGTTAGCAACACTCATGAATCACAAGGCATGATGAATGGCAACGGTGGTGGGAGATTAGCACTAGGTCCATCGTCAGGATCCCAAAACAACCACTTTGTTCAGCCTCATTCGGAGATGAACCCTTTTAATGATTGGTCAAACAGAGGAGGTGATGGGTTTTTATCAGAGGAAGAGATTAGGGCTAGAAGTAACGAAATGCTTGAGAACGATGATATGCAGCAGCTGTTGAGACTCTTTAGCATGAATGGTGGTGTTGGTGGTGGCCCTCAAACTCCGATGAACGTGGGGGAAGATGGGTTTGGGTTTAACTCTTTTGGTCAGTCTTCGTTGGGTGATTATGAAGAAGAGCGTTCACAGTCGGGTAAGCCTGTTGTTGGATGGCTAAAGATCAAAGCAGCTATGAGATGGGGCTTCTTCATCAGGAGGAAAGCTGCTCAGAGACGTGCGCAGATTGTTGAACTCGAGGAGGACGAGTAG
- the LOC106314253 gene encoding uncharacterized protein LOC106314253, whose product MSSIDNPPPSSFTCLVVNERAVQWFQKKTIGETTYLIISDVQYEDTLNSHHLRSVLGCNNKEGERSDHYCWACRSYKTGTTYFYYCNECNNYYHKECVESPPIFISSYHPKYPLQLLKYDRGIRRECLCCGLEIYGLVYHSSISDLFMDPLCASKQEFSTIHNPERHEHTLHYFPRKAPITCDVCASDDTKNCFYSCLQCDFIVHGRCINLPHVIRISCHSHRLSFTSSLPFGNSWFCGVCSQKMDENYGSYSCTKSCTYAVHTNCATLLDIWAGKELKDQPELEDDNIKPSFEEMGDGIIRHFRHAHHRMKFIEDIEGVFDAKQQHCQACIFPLYDGNVYTCMECDFFLHGTCANLPRIKRIEHRHRLILVKGGSYFYCRFCDRYSCGFGYTCGEGCLDYYLDVRCASLSQLVDHPSHPHPFFLFYQRKSYQKCSACERTVSISLNCIERDFVLCCRCASLPYKVKYDHDEHMLTLSYEKIASGPCWCQICEETTDPKKGYYTCSECRVTFHTECVLGNDIYLKEGNELYTYYGRKVEIILNNRLSRPICHGCRKRCQYNIVFKNYLGNIFCSSIEVIYSR is encoded by the coding sequence ATGAGTTCCATCGACAACCCTCCTCCTTCTTCTTTCACATGCCTTGTCGTAAATGAGAGAGCAGTACAATGGTTCCAAAAGAAAACAATTGGCGAAACAACTTATCTCATAATCTCTGATGTTCAATACGAGGACACTTTAAATTCTCACCATCTCCGATCGGTTCTTGGATGCAACAATAAAGAAGGCGAACGAAGCGACCACTACTGCTGGGCTTGTAGAAGTTATAAAACTGGTACCACCTATTTTTATTATTGCAACGAGTGTAATAACTATTACCACAAAGAATGTGTTGAGTCTCCTCCTATATTCATTTCCTCTTACCACCCAAAATATCCTCTTCAGCTTCTCAAATATGATAGGGGTATTAGACGGGAATGTCTTTGTTGTGGGTTAGAAATCTACGGACTAGTTTATCATTCTTCTATTTCTGATCTTTTTATGGATCCTCTTTGCGCAAGCAAACAAGAGTTTTCTACTATACACAATCCAGAAAGGCATGAGCATACCCTCCATTACTTTCCTAGAAAAGCACCAATTACTTGCGATGTTTGCGCATCTGATGATACCAAAAATTGCTTCTACTCTTGTCTTCAATGCGATTTTATTGTCCATGGAAGATGTATCAACTTGCCACACGTCATACGAATATCTTGTCACAGCCACCGTCTTTCTTTTACTAGTTCTCTTCCTTTCGGAAATTCTTGGTTTTGCGGAGTTTGTAGCCAGAAGATGGATGAAAACTATGGATCATATTCTTGCACAAAGAGTTGCACCTATGCAGTGCACACTAACTGTGCTACTTTGCTTGATATATGGGCTGGTAAGGAACTCAAGGACCAACCAGAGCTGGAAGATGATAATATTAAGCCGTCGTTTGAGGAGATGGGTGATGGAATTATACGACATTTTAGGCATGCACACCATCGCATGAAATTTATTGAAGATATTGAAGGAGTTTTTGATGCAAAACAACAACATTGTCAAGCGTGCATATTTCCTCTTTATGATGGTAATGTTTATACATGTATGGAATGTGATTTTTTTCTCCATGGAACGTGTGCAAATCTTCCTCGCATAAAACGTATTGAACATCGCCACCGATTAATTCTAGTTAAAGGAGGAAGCTATTTTTATTGTCGATTTTGCGATCGCTACTCTTGCGGTTTCGGATACACGTGTGGCGAAGGGTGTCTCGATTACTACCTGGACGTAAGATGTGCCTCCTTATCACAACTGGTCGATCATCCATCTCATCCACATCCTTTCTTCTTATTCTATCAACGAAAATCTTATCAAAAATGTTCGGCATGTGAAAGAACAGTAAGTATAAGTTTAAATTGTATTGAACGTGACTTTGTATTGTGCTGTCGTTGTGCCAGTCTTCCTTACAAGGTTAAGTATGATCATGATGAGCATATGCTCACCCTTTCTTATGAGAAAATTGCAAGTGGTCCTTGTTGGTGCCAAATTTGTGAGGAGACAACAGATCCGAAGAAAGGATACTACACATGCAGTGAGTGTAGAGTCACATTCCATACAGAATGTGTACTGGGAAATGACATCTATCTGAAGGAAGGAAATGAGCTATATACATACTACGGACGCAAAGTTGAGATCATCCTTAACAACCGTCTCAGCCGACCCATCTGCCATGGTTGTCGAAAACGCTGTCAATACAATATAGTATTCAAAAATTATCTTGGAAATATATTCTGTTCCTCCATTGAGGTAATATATTCTCGATAA